Proteins from a single region of Gasterosteus aculeatus chromosome 20, fGasAcu3.hap1.1, whole genome shotgun sequence:
- the LOC120810191 gene encoding frizzled-1 has product MSPRGLTPLLALLVLVLGGAVPRVGGQYGGGDRGMSVPEHGFCQPISIPLCTDIAYNETIMPNLLGHTNQEDAGLEVHQFYPLVKVQCSPDLKFFLCSMYAPVCTVMEQALPPCRSLCERARQGCEALMNKFGFQWPDSLACETFPVHGAGELCVGQNMSDRAEPAGPGLGPDPTVRPDRAAAQPRCPPSLSVPHYLKYRFLGLDDCGAPCEPSRSHGMMYFSEEELRFSRIWIGIWSVLCCASTLFTVLTYLVDMKRFSYPERPIVFLSGCYTMVSVAYMAGFLLEDKVVCNDLFDNDMRTVVQGTKKEGCTILFMMLYFFSMASSIWWVILALTWFLAAGMKWGHEAIEANSQYFHLAAWAVPAIKTITILAVGQVDGDVLSGVCFVGINSVDALRGFVLAPLFVYLFIGTSFLLAGFVSLFRIRTIMKHDGTKTEKLEKLMVRIGIFSVLYTVPATIVIACYFYEQAFREQWERTWVGQTCKAFAVQCPAQSHPNASPDFTVFMIKYLMTLIVGITSGFWIWSGKTLNSWRRFYTRLANSKQGETTV; this is encoded by the coding sequence ATGAGCCCCCGCGGGCTGACGCCGCTGCtcgccctcctcgtcctcgtcctcggcgGGGCGGTTCCGCGCGTCGGCGGGCAGTACGGCGGCGGGGACCGGGGGATGTCCGTGCCGGAGCACGGCTTCTGCCAGCCGATCTCCATCCCGCTGTGCACGGACATCGCGTACAACGAGACCATCATGCCCAACCTGCTGGGTCACACCAACCAGGAGGACGCGGGCCTGGAGGTCCACCAGTTCTACCCGCTGGTCAAGGTCCAGTGCTCCCCGGATTTAAAGTTCTTCCTCTGCTCCATGTACGCGCCCGTGTGCACGGTGATGGAGCAGGCGCTGCCCCCGTGCCGCTCTCTGTGCGAGCGCGCGCGCCAGGGCTGCGAGGCGCTCATGAACAAGTTCGGCTTCCAGTGGCCCGACAGCCTCGCGTGCGAGACCTTCCCGGTCCACGGCGCCGGGGAGCTGTGCGTGGGCCAAAACATGTCGGACCGCGCCGAACCGGCCGGCCCCGGTCTCGGCCCGGACCCCACCGTGCGCCCCGACCGCGCGGCCGCTCAGCCGAGGTGCCCGCCGTCGCTCAGCGTGCCTCACTACCTGAAATACCGCTTCCTGGGCCTGGACGACTGCGGCGCTCCGTGCGAGCCCTCGCGGTCCCACGGGATGATGTACTTCAGCGAGGAGGAGCTCAGGTTCTCCCGCATCTGGATCGGCATCTGGTCGGTGTTGTGCTGCGCCTCCACCTTATTTACGGTGCTGACCTACCTGGTGGACATGAAGCGCTTCAGCTACCCGGAGCGGCCCATCGTGTTCCTGTCGGGCTGCTACACCATGGTGTCCGTCGCCTACATGGCCGGGTtcctgctggaggacaaggTGGTGTGCAACGACCTCTTCGACAACGACATGAGGACCGTGGTGCAGGGCACGAAGAAGGAGGGCTGCACCATCCTCTTCATGATGCTCTACTTCTTCAGCATGGCCAGCTCCATCTGGTGGGTCATCCTGGCCCTCACCTGGTTCCTGGCGGCGGGGATGAAGTGGGGCCACGAGGCCATCGAAGCGAACTCTCAGTACTTCCACCTGGCGGCCTGGGCCGTGCCCGCCATCAAGACCATCACCATCCTGGCCGTGGGGCAGGTGGACGGAGACGTCCTGAGCGGGGTTTGCTTCGTGGGCATCAACAGCGTGGACGCGCTGCGGGGCTTCGTCCTGGCGCCGCTGTTCGTCTACCTCTTCATCGGGACCTCTTTCCTCCTGGCGGGCTTCGTGTCCCTGTTTCGCATCCGCACCATCATGAAGCACGACGGCACCAAGACGGAGAAGCTGGAGAAGCTGATGGTGCGTATCGGGATCTTCAGCGTGCTGTACACCGTGCCGGCCACCATCGTCATCGCCTGTTACTTCTACGAGCAGGCCTTCCGGGAGCAGTGGGAGAGGACGTGGGTGGGCCAGACGTGCAAGGCGTTCGCCGTGCAGTGTCCTGCCCAGAGCCACCCCAACGCCAGTCCCGACTTCACCGTCTTCATGATCAAGTACCTCATGACGCTGATCGTGGGCATCACCTCCGGCTTCTGGATCTGGTCCGGGAAGACCCTCAACTCGTGGCGGAGGTTTTACACGAGGTTGGCCAACAGTAAACAGGGCGAGACCACGGTGTGA